A window of Sphaeramia orbicularis chromosome 8, fSphaOr1.1, whole genome shotgun sequence genomic DNA:
acactaacactgatacTAACACTAGCACTAATAATAccaacactaatactaatactaatattaacactgatactaatactaacactaatattaatactaacactagcactaatattaatactaatactaacacgaacactaatactaacactgatactaatgctaatactaatactaacactgatactagtactaacactaatactgatacaaacactaatactaacactgatactaatgctaacactaatactaacactgatactagtactaacactaatactgatacaaacactaatactaacactgatactaatgctaacactaatactaacactgatactagtactaacactaatactgatacaaacactaatactaacactgatactaatgctaacactaatactaacactgatactagtactaacactaatactgatacaaacactaatactaacactgatactaatgctaacactaatactaacactgatactagtactaacactaatactgatacaaacactaatactaacactgatactaatgctaacactaatacgaacactaatactaacactaatactaacatgaacactaatactaacactgatactaatgctaacactaatactgatacgaacactaatactaacactaatactaacatgaacactaatactaacactgatactaatgctaacactaatacgaacactaatactaacatgaacactaatactaacactgatactaatgctaacactaatactaatactgatactagtactaacactaatactaacatgaacactaatactaacactgatactaatgctaacactaatactgatacgaacactaatactaacactaatactaacatgaacactaatactaacactgatactaatgctaacactaatactgatacgaacactaatactaacactaatactaacatgaacactaatactaatactgatactagtactaacactaatactaacatgaacactaatactaacactgatactaatgctaacactaatactgatacgaacactaatactaacatgaacactaatactaacactgatactaatgctaacactaatacgaacactaatactaacatgaacactaatactaacactgatactaatgctaacactaatactaatactgatactagtactaacactaatactaacatgaacactaatactaacactgatactaatgctaacactaatactgatacgaacactaatactaacactgatactaatgctaacactaatactaacactgatactagtattaacactaatactgatactaacactaatactgatactaatactagcactgatactaatactaacactagcACTAATATTAGTACTAACACTAGCACTAataatactaacactaacactaatactgatactaatactaacactattactaacactaatactgatactaatactaataatactaacattaacactaatactaacgCTAACACTGATACTattactaacactaatactaacactgataCTAATACACCAGGTTCTTTATAAATAACACATCACTCCAGATTTACTTTAagtacaaacattttttttaataaatactgAGGTAGTTGTACATTGAAATCAACATATTCCCAGAATATCATGAGTCAGAACTGTGACGCACAGGTGTcacacattcatactgttactcaGCAACAACATTTCTCTGTCATTGGAAAGTCTTTGTGAATGTTCTTAAAGTATGCCCTTCTTCCAGATgaaccagttccttcagttcctcTTTCTGCCAGCAGAAGTCAGCCTTATGGTGGCCCATATCTAGGCCAAAAGCCATCGGGGCCATTCCGCGCCAGCTGGCCTGCCTCCTGTGATACCGGTAACCTGGCCTGGCCTGGCTTGTCTGAAGCCATGTCCGGGGCTTAAGCACCACCATAACCCGGGCGTTCATCCAAACTAAGCTGAGCATGTCTGGGGCGCACTCAGGTTCCCAGGCCTGGCGGAAAAAGTTGCCTTTCGTGTGTGTGGAGGCGCACGGCTTCAACACGCAGCGATGGGTCTGAGGACAGGCATGGGGGCTGGGGGGGCGCTTAGTATACTGCCGCAGTTCACGTAGTCCATTAAGACGGGATTTACAGCGAGCTGTTGGGGACAGTTCTGCTCAAGTTTGGCTTTCTTACACGGGAGGAAGTCCGGCGTTGCGCACACTTTGCCCCTTCTTTTCCTGTTTGGATGCGCATTCTCCTTGTTTTGATGGTCGGTGCGCGTCTGTGCGTCGTGGCGCAGCTCCGTGACCTCCTCCTCAGCCTCAGTCTGTCCGGTGACACCAGTCTGAGAACCCTGGAGGTCCACATGAGTGTTAGTGGAGTCTCCAAACACCTCTGTTTCCTGGTTCTCCTGCTCACATCCTGTGCCAAAACTGTCCGCCGTCGTCGTCTGGGCCGCATGGTAGATATCCCGGGCGGATTTCATCACCAGGGTCAGCAGGAGGCTCCGGTGGAGACGGAGACCTCCTCTCTGGGTCCGGGAGCTGTACAGTTTCCCCAAAGCCACGACCATGATCCTCTTGGCCTCTGCGCTGACCTCCATGTCAAACAGGTCTTTCAGACTAGTCCTGGAAAAACAAACCCAATCTGGTGGATCCGAGGTGTGTGAACTCTGCCTTTCCCCTCTGACTTCACGATCAGACACAATACAGACCCAGGCCACGTCCACTACTTATCACCTCGGTGACATCACTGAGTGGCGTCATAGGCCTAGCCCCTCCCCCTCAGGCCCTGCAGCTCAGACTGGGCCATTTGTCAGATGTTACACTGAAAACCATGAGAGGTGGAGAGAAGGAAACACACACAACCCTAAAGCTgggaagactaaagccttatgggacaaatttaagttgtaattgttttgtttcattgattattattattattattattattattattattattattattattattattattattattattactattgttgttgttgttattacactggtcaacaacaaatttattgttgaagttttttgagctgatttaggataattttggtgtgctgaatccaaaaatcccattaattttgctcaatcaggtcaactttttgaactatgctacatattggctttttaacatttttgcttacatttatgggcattttcacatcatatgatacaaaattctttcctatttctagcaataaatgagttctgaagattttacttttgccaatttatgattaacgtttttttttaatattacaggtgaatgaaatggcttcgactagaagatcttgcaaaaataagcctgacgtattctgctacatctgaagtgaatacaccattgtacctaacaggaatcaagtgatcaaatgattttttttctcttaaaacctattttgggtgagaactatataaaaaaaatcaactgataaagtcacaaaaatgtaatcacttttgtgagaagatcaaatttttcaaaatcaaattagcaaaaaaacctgacctgattgagaaaaacagatgtcatttttggatttagcggtgcaaaatggtcctaattcagttgaaaaaacctagacaacttgcaaaaaaaatttttttgtaacccagtgttattattattattattattattattattattattattattattattattattattattattattattttattttattttatttcaaacatgcaaagaaaaataagacaaaacaaagcaaatcaacacataaacaaaataacattcaaatggacagaatctatcctcaagaacatacaagtctgaacactgcatggtcgaaaaggagtaggaagaagtacaaacttatttaatcctacccctcagtacttttacacctttatcattaacttaatacaaaaatcagcctatactatttccctaattttagcatggaaccacaacaatccccaatgcagtaactgaattatccacgacagtatgttcatggcagtacagtcatacaaacagactcaacaaatcaaacattctcttcaataattacagcagatttgtcaatacaacatcattcataaacaaacaagcctcactgtcattattaaatgctgtacctctcaagaataaattctttatatctttttttaaactgaattatgtttgatatttgttgtaTCTCCACACACAAATggtaatacagaaactttttaatgtagtgcgtactttatgaatctttaaatttaattttccccgtaaatcatagcctcccactctttcacaaaacatttcttaaatattgcccggtagtaaattattctttgctttatatattatttgaatagttttgaattccacaaggtcaatgagttttcaagttttagattgtaaaaatagtgggtTTGCGtgtttctcttcttgtttattcctttacttttatttatttaatttacttacctgtatatgtatttatatttaaccctttcgtgcacgaattatgagaaccttaaccctttcatgcacagtggtcactccagtggtcagttcttctccagctcttctcttgtattttcatgggttttgttgttttagttccagatcagccaacacaatggacacttatgcaccatcccataatacactgacattcagaccattactgcaactttgctgttcttgataaacctgatctgcactaacatgtttgagtgtaaatcaattgctaataaaaattgggaatatgttTAAATccgaaaaaaaaacctaaaacatcagattagctacattaaaaatgttttgatttggtatatcattcattcattccttttctgaacccactttatcctcactagggtcacgggggtcgcttggagcctataccagctacataggggcgaaggcgggatacaccctggacaagtcaccagttcatcgctgatattcaaaaattaaacacatggtgtccagcgtagtggacatttttgggagtccacaaaaaatgatgaaggtagatttgtttcgttgctgctttaacaaaaaaaaaaaatcattaaaaaaaaaaaaaaatcaattaaaaaaaaaaaacccaatcacttcaatcaaggaaaaaaagtgttcaaatgcaatttttttggatcgtaattttatttatttttttcattcaaacactttttttggtattttttttttttagttaaagcaataaagaaacaaatctaccttcataaaaaaaaaacaggtttattaaaaaagatcaattgcattgttttttcatgcctaaagaggaataaaaacactctggaaaaaaatctcgactataAGGttgtaataattcatgcatgaaagagttaatcaaaatttttttcacgagtgtttttattcctctttaggcaagaaaaaaaaaaccaatgtgattgaaaattttcttctgaaaaataaattttaaaaaataaataaaattaaaaaaaaaaaatacataaaaaaaaataatgaaaaaaataattcttTTGAAcgtgtttttcatgaagttgcaaaaatgtccactcagctggacaccacacatttagtTTTTGACTcacagaaacgtgtatttactgataaattgtgtgaaaactatggggagggcttgtgattctgggggtttatctacataatgttaccaatttatgtcagaaaagacatgtagtgtcttaaaactttaataaagatatgcataaaaaaaaaaatatatatccatgaatatacaagagaacagctgtagaatagctgtccactgtagcgaccactgtgcatgaaagggttaatttattcctGTCttacctcgagcattatgttttcttcatgccatgttctgttctatgtgtatATGATATTATGTAAATGaagtatgagaaaaaaaaagttattgttcCGTATtgtcaacaaaataaaacacactttgtaccatttaaaaaaaaaaaaaaaaaaaaagagaaggaaacagACACGACCCACAGGCCTTTCATGTTATAACACAACACCTTTCTGCTCTATACTTCTGGATCTGAggtaataaactaataaacactAATAATAGATTTATTGGTGGTGAACTAATAAACTGTAGgtgttttttattttcacatttgctgtggagcaggggtgtcaaagtcattttagttcaggggccatattcagctaaatttgatctgcagtgggccggaccagaaaaataataacagaataacttatatataatgacaactccaaatttttgtctttgttttagtgtaaaaaaatcccattaaattatgaaaatacttacatttataaactatccaaaaaaaaaaaaacggaaaaaatgaaatttaaatttaaaaatgtaagaaaatttagtgcaattttaacaatatttttcctcaatttatcatttctccatgcgCATTATggttcagatctacaaagacactaaagacTGAGGAACAGGccgaaaaactgttaaaattgtgcttaattttctttagacatttcaggttgttcatatttgttcaggttattcacattttagtgttacaggatagtttgtaaatgtaaatattttcataattcaatgttttggttttttttgcactaaaacaaaacaaaaaaaagttgttaatcctagattttttttttttttttttggcttaattgaagaatttttttttactcaattgaagattttttttttttttttttggtcttaattcaagatttttttaaatttaattgaagattttttttgacttcattcaagattttttttttttaaacttaattgaagtttttttttttggcttaattcaagatttctttgctaaatttgagatttttttttttggctcaattgaagattttttttacttacttgaagattttttttttttttttttttttggcttaattcaagattgttttccttaattcaagctattttttttttttgcttaattcaattcaagactctggaatttttgcacttggcaaaaacatcccaggggccaaactggaccctttggtgggccgcatttggcccctgggccgcatgtttgacacccctgctgtagagtatTGAGGATTTTCTGGATTGTATATGAGCAGATCATAAATTAAATCATGGCACTACctcttttttattacattttttttgataatttgttCTATAAAATAATCTATATTTGTCTGATTTCTCTGCAGGAAACTCCGTGTAGGACAGCTTTGGACTTTAAACTTTAGACTTTGGACAAGCAATGTATGTCACCATCAGTTTCCAAAGTTCCATCAGGCATTGCATTTGCACGTTTGCAACCACAAAAAATATCCTTTTGTTGTAATTATTAAGTGTAAGATACAATATAGCTCATAAATCCTGTAAGTGGATTAAAGGTAATGCATGTTTTATGAATTAATTATAGTATAATTACTTTCTTAACAAGGAAAATGAGCACTGTAAAGGTTATTTAGAGGAGAATCTTGCATTTTGCTTTTACTTTTTGATTCATCTATAAATGTGACCTCTGCTTTAACTGAGGGGGACtgcaattgttttgtttttttcaaaagaaTCATGTATATTTTCTTCTCGTCAGTATTggtctaggacaggggtgtcaaactcattttttttcaggggccacattcagcctaatttgatctcaagtgggccggacatgcaaaataataacagtgaaaaaagtaaaattatattctgatcaggtttacatctacaaagtttccttaaaaatctgaataacatgaacaacttgaattgtcctaagaaaaacaagtataattttaacaatattatgcctcagtttatcagtttatcatt
This region includes:
- the ier2a gene encoding immediate early response gene 2 protein, with the translated sequence MEVSAEAKRIMVVALGKLYSSRTQRGGLRLHRSLLLTLVMKSARDIYHAAQTTTADSFGTGCEQENQETEVFGDSTNTHVDLQGSQTGVTGQTEAEEEVTELRHDAQTRTDHQNKENAHPNRKRRGKVCATPDFLPCKKAKLEQNCPQQLAVNPVLMDYVNCGSILSAPPAPMPVLRPIAAC